In Paenibacillus sp. J23TS9, a single genomic region encodes these proteins:
- a CDS encoding metallophosphoesterase family protein encodes MEKKLKFRDDGTFVIVQFSDTEFIDAEDLDPETPLLDAMTKATMERIIELEQPDLVVFAGDVIASARSKDPLQSFRSAIAVAEENRVAWAAVFGNHDSEGSLPRKRMHEEQLLHEYCVAKSDPPGVSGAGNYVLTVDDSTGKPAASLFFLDSGDYSQMDSVGGYDWIRRDQIGWYVSESRQLAECNSGTPLPALAFFHIPLPEYDEVWKTKVCEGHCVEWISTPQVNSGLFAAMVEMGDVMGTFAGHDHSNDYCGTLHGIRLCYGRSTRYVSYVDGVRMDEFPTGARVIRLKAGERQFETWIRQSDGLVAELPMHEPDNR; translated from the coding sequence TTGGAAAAGAAGCTGAAGTTTCGTGACGACGGAACGTTTGTTATTGTACAGTTTTCCGATACGGAATTTATTGATGCGGAGGACCTGGATCCTGAGACACCACTTCTCGATGCAATGACGAAGGCGACGATGGAAAGGATCATCGAGCTCGAGCAGCCTGATCTTGTGGTGTTTGCGGGCGACGTGATTGCTAGCGCTAGAAGCAAAGACCCGCTCCAATCGTTCCGCAGCGCGATCGCTGTCGCTGAAGAAAACCGCGTAGCATGGGCTGCTGTCTTTGGAAATCACGACTCGGAAGGGAGCTTGCCACGAAAGAGAATGCATGAGGAGCAGCTTCTTCATGAATATTGTGTAGCCAAATCAGATCCTCCCGGGGTGAGCGGAGCGGGGAATTATGTGCTGACGGTCGACGATTCTACAGGAAAGCCGGCAGCTTCGTTGTTTTTCCTCGACAGCGGCGATTACTCACAGATGGATTCGGTGGGCGGATACGACTGGATACGCCGTGATCAAATCGGGTGGTACGTATCCGAATCTCGGCAATTGGCCGAGTGCAACAGTGGTACGCCATTACCTGCACTCGCATTCTTCCATATTCCGCTGCCGGAATACGATGAGGTGTGGAAGACCAAGGTGTGCGAGGGTCATTGCGTCGAATGGATCAGCACGCCTCAAGTGAACTCCGGCTTGTTCGCCGCTATGGTGGAGATGGGCGATGTTATGGGCACGTTCGCCGGACATGATCACTCAAACGATTACTGCGGTACACTGCACGGTATCCGTCTTTGCTACGGGAGATCTACTCGTTACGTTAGCTATGTAGACGGTGTGCGAATGGATGAGTTTCCGACGGGAGCAAGAGTCATTCGATTAAAAGCGGGCGAGCGTCAATTCGAGACATGGATTCGCCAAAGCGACGGACTTGTCGCGGAATTGCCTATGCATGAGCCGGATAATCGGTAA
- a CDS encoding MFS transporter yields MTSGSSAKEQRQIMVVGIVTALTLFGDSMLYIVLPVFWKEVGLDALWQVGVLLSVNRFVRLPLNPAIGWLYHRMSLRTGLFLSVGLAALTTVGYGVFKGFAIWIVLRAVWGIAWSLMRMGGYLTVIRYSDNTNRGRLMGTYNGLWRLGSLVGVLFGGVLVPFFGLQSVSILFGMMALAGIPLIAASINAGKASGIYQTDSTRGRGNTVWSLQVKKIVISGLTVSLLLAVFSATLTYLIDTSYPKGVPWFGLAIGSTALGGILTALRCAWEPFLARWFGQRTDGSRGRLPLFMLSLAAAAVCYALLPWKLPIGIWIVIVIFVMVTSTALGTIMDAMASDAAKSTSVITVMTAYSVSTDLGAAIGPTLIYWVVGLRYGVTSMYLACAAVFILIGLWYWKEYVTKERVYLGKEAEVS; encoded by the coding sequence ATGACAAGTGGCAGCAGCGCAAAAGAACAGCGACAAATTATGGTTGTCGGCATTGTTACCGCGCTAACCCTCTTCGGCGATTCGATGCTGTACATTGTACTTCCGGTATTTTGGAAGGAAGTGGGACTGGATGCGCTTTGGCAGGTGGGAGTCCTGCTATCCGTCAATCGTTTCGTGAGGCTTCCCCTTAATCCTGCAATCGGCTGGTTGTATCACCGCATGTCGCTTCGAACGGGTCTGTTCCTATCCGTAGGGCTAGCGGCGCTTACCACAGTAGGATATGGCGTCTTCAAAGGGTTCGCTATTTGGATTGTGCTTCGGGCAGTGTGGGGAATTGCATGGTCCTTAATGCGAATGGGCGGTTATTTGACCGTGATTCGCTATTCCGACAATACGAATCGTGGGCGTTTAATGGGAACGTATAACGGATTATGGCGTCTTGGCAGTTTGGTAGGCGTACTGTTCGGAGGAGTGCTCGTACCCTTTTTCGGATTACAATCCGTCTCGATATTGTTTGGTATGATGGCGTTGGCCGGAATTCCGTTGATCGCGGCATCCATAAATGCGGGGAAAGCATCCGGGATTTATCAAACAGATTCAACTCGTGGTCGTGGAAATACGGTGTGGTCATTGCAAGTGAAGAAAATCGTTATAAGCGGATTAACTGTATCATTACTGCTCGCCGTGTTCAGTGCGACGCTTACTTATCTTATCGATACTAGCTATCCCAAGGGGGTACCGTGGTTCGGATTGGCCATCGGCAGCACGGCATTAGGCGGAATATTGACAGCGCTGCGCTGCGCTTGGGAACCATTCTTAGCCCGATGGTTCGGACAACGCACGGATGGATCAAGAGGAAGACTTCCATTGTTTATGCTGTCGTTGGCGGCTGCGGCGGTCTGTTACGCCTTGCTTCCGTGGAAGCTGCCGATCGGTATCTGGATTGTTATTGTGATTTTCGTAATGGTTACAAGCACCGCGCTTGGCACAATCATGGATGCCATGGCATCTGACGCCGCAAAGAGCACTTCTGTTATTACGGTCATGACCGCTTATTCCGTATCCACCGATTTGGGGGCGGCGATTGGCCCGACGTTGATTTATTGGGTGGTCGGTTTACGGTATGGCGTGACATCGATGTATCTGGCATGCGCTGCTGTATTCATCTTGATCGGCTTATGGTATTGGAAGGAATATGTGACAAAGGAGAGGGTATACCTTGGAAAAGAAGCTGAAGTTTCGTGA
- a CDS encoding MBL fold metallo-hydrolase — protein sequence MKIHFLGTAAAEGFPNPFCRCEACRKAKSLGGKNIRTRSSILIDDVIKVDYSADSHMQALRDQIDLGAVEHLLFTHTHYDHFQPTDLYNRIEGFAHGIDHPLHIYGNDAAICQSRTALGSVAGSKRFAFHLFRPFETISIGDMQITPLLANHDQLENCLLFYIEKGGKALFYGNDTGWLHDDTWAWLQGKAIDMAILDCTHSFTKNDRNPNHMGIETVLEVQRIWKEEGTLGGDSQIYVTHFTHNSGFMHNDFENAFNSYGIKVAYDGLIVDL from the coding sequence ATGAAAATCCATTTTCTTGGAACGGCTGCAGCGGAAGGATTTCCGAACCCATTTTGCCGATGTGAGGCCTGTCGCAAAGCGAAATCGCTCGGGGGTAAAAACATTCGAACGAGAAGCTCTATATTGATCGATGATGTAATCAAGGTTGATTATTCAGCTGATTCCCATATGCAGGCGCTCCGTGATCAAATCGACTTGGGAGCGGTTGAGCATCTCTTGTTCACGCATACGCACTACGATCATTTTCAACCAACTGATCTGTACAACCGGATTGAGGGGTTTGCGCACGGTATCGATCATCCCTTACATATTTACGGCAACGATGCGGCGATTTGTCAGAGTAGGACGGCGCTGGGCTCGGTCGCTGGTAGCAAGAGGTTTGCATTCCACTTATTCCGACCGTTCGAGACGATCTCAATAGGCGATATGCAAATAACTCCACTGCTCGCAAATCATGACCAACTTGAAAATTGTTTGCTGTTTTATATTGAAAAAGGGGGTAAAGCTCTATTTTACGGAAATGACACCGGATGGCTGCATGACGATACTTGGGCATGGCTTCAAGGCAAAGCTATTGATATGGCGATCCTAGATTGCACCCATAGTTTTACGAAAAATGATCGAAATCCAAACCATATGGGGATTGAAACCGTGCTGGAGGTTCAGCGCATATGGAAGGAAGAAGGTACCCTTGGCGGGGACAGTCAAATTTATGTCACTCATTTTACTCATAACTCCGGTTTTATGCATAATGATTTTGAAAATGCTTTCAATTCCTACGGCATTAAGGTGGCCTATGATGGCCTGATCGTTGACCTATGA